The Shewanella sp. NFH-SH190041 genome has a window encoding:
- the pseB gene encoding UDP-N-acetylglucosamine 4,6-dehydratase (inverting) encodes MFDDKSILITGGTGSFGHKYTQVLLQKYHPKRVIIFSRDELKQFEMQQKFNAPCMRYFIGDVRDGERLLQAFSGVDYVIHAAAIKQVPAAEYNPMECIKTNINGAENVIRAAIANKVQKVIALSTDKAANPINLYGATKLASDKLFVAANNMVGPGQTRFAAVRYGNVVGSRGSVVPFFQSLIANGAESLPITHPEMTRFWITLQQGVDFVLKNFARMQGGEIFIPKIPSVKIIELAKAYAPSLRHEVIGIRPGEKMHEIMCPADDAHHTIEFDDHFVITPSIRFFGRETDFYTNALGEQGRPVAEGFEYHSGTNPEFLSDHEMRQQESGL; translated from the coding sequence ATGTTTGATGATAAATCGATTTTAATTACCGGCGGAACAGGATCATTTGGGCATAAATATACTCAGGTTTTGCTGCAGAAATATCATCCTAAACGGGTCATTATTTTCTCCCGTGATGAATTAAAGCAATTTGAAATGCAGCAGAAATTCAATGCGCCCTGTATGCGGTATTTTATCGGTGATGTCCGGGATGGTGAGCGGTTATTGCAGGCATTTTCCGGAGTAGATTATGTCATCCATGCGGCGGCCATCAAACAGGTGCCAGCCGCGGAATATAATCCGATGGAATGCATTAAAACCAATATTAATGGGGCGGAAAATGTGATCCGCGCAGCCATTGCCAATAAGGTGCAAAAGGTGATTGCGCTGTCCACGGATAAAGCGGCTAATCCGATTAATCTGTATGGTGCCACCAAACTGGCATCCGATAAGTTGTTTGTTGCCGCCAATAATATGGTGGGACCTGGGCAGACCCGCTTTGCCGCTGTGCGCTATGGCAATGTTGTCGGCAGCCGGGGCAGTGTGGTGCCGTTTTTCCAGTCCTTGATTGCCAATGGGGCGGAAAGCCTGCCGATTACCCATCCTGAGATGACCCGTTTTTGGATCACCTTGCAACAGGGGGTGGACTTTGTGCTGAAAAATTTTGCCAGGATGCAAGGCGGTGAGATTTTTATCCCTAAGATCCCCTCGGTCAAAATTATCGAGCTTGCCAAGGCTTATGCTCCTTCTCTTCGCCATGAGGTTATCGGGATCCGCCCCGGGGAAAAAATGCATGAGATCATGTGCCCGGCAGATGATGCTCACCACACCATTGAGTTTGATGATCATTTTGTTATTACCCCCAGTATCCGCTTTTTTGGGCGGGAAACGGATTTTTATACCAATGCGTTGGGTGAACAAGGCCGGCCAGTCGCTGAAGGCTTTGAATATCACTCCGGCACTAACCCTGAGTTTCTCAGTGACCATGAAATGCGCCAGCAGGAGTCCGGATTATGA
- a CDS encoding efflux RND transporter periplasmic adaptor subunit, translating to MLPAPSHRLLPALLLPLLLACQPDSQSQPTPPRPQTVSVASLAEQDHYQQLRHFSGSVRAGNTTAVSFELGGKLNQLPADSGDSVSEGQVLARLDTALLQAELAQITAALAQNQVDLDLAMRTLSRSQTLGEKSYLSDQQLDELQGRRLSLLADKQRLQASRRTTELKLEKSVLTAPFAGTLAQRHHSLGEVINAGSAIFTLVQDNNPQAHIGVPADVARTLTPGQTLPLTVGQQQLNATLAGISSAIDPLTRTVNLRLRLPTDAGIFNGEIARFAFRQKVAQSGFWVPVSALTDGIRGRWNLLLLRPDEQGYTLERRDVDILYTDEQRAFISGNLNNHQRYVRHGLHKLVAGQTVLPATEAIAGHTPGATQ from the coding sequence ATGTTGCCAGCCCCCAGCCATCGATTGCTGCCAGCCCTCCTGTTACCCCTGCTGCTTGCTTGCCAGCCAGACAGTCAGTCTCAGCCAACGCCACCCCGCCCCCAAACCGTCAGTGTTGCATCCTTGGCTGAACAGGATCATTACCAGCAACTGCGCCATTTTTCCGGCAGTGTCCGAGCGGGTAATACCACAGCGGTCAGCTTTGAGTTGGGGGGAAAATTAAATCAGCTGCCCGCAGACAGTGGCGACAGTGTTAGCGAAGGACAAGTACTGGCACGCCTTGATACCGCGCTGCTGCAAGCGGAACTTGCCCAGATAACAGCCGCCCTGGCCCAGAATCAAGTGGATTTAGATCTGGCCATGCGTACCCTCAGCCGCAGCCAGACATTGGGAGAAAAAAGTTACCTGTCTGATCAGCAATTAGATGAGCTTCAGGGACGCCGGCTCAGTTTGTTGGCCGATAAACAACGGCTACAAGCTTCCCGCCGAACCACTGAACTGAAACTGGAAAAATCTGTTCTGACCGCGCCATTTGCAGGCACCTTAGCCCAGAGGCACCACAGTTTAGGGGAAGTTATCAATGCTGGTAGCGCCATCTTCACCTTGGTACAAGACAACAACCCCCAAGCCCATATCGGCGTGCCGGCCGATGTGGCCCGCACACTAACGCCTGGGCAAACGCTGCCACTGACAGTGGGGCAGCAGCAACTCAATGCCACCTTAGCCGGGATCAGCAGTGCAATCGATCCGCTTACCCGCACCGTTAATTTACGCCTTCGCCTGCCCACTGATGCGGGCATTTTCAATGGTGAAATCGCTCGTTTCGCCTTTCGCCAGAAGGTTGCACAATCCGGCTTCTGGGTTCCTGTCTCTGCACTAACCGACGGCATTCGCGGCCGCTGGAATCTGTTGTTACTCCGCCCCGATGAACAGGGCTATACCCTAGAGCGGCGCGATGTCGATATTCTCTATACCGATGAACAACGTGCCTTTATCAGTGGCAACCTCAATAACCATCAACGCTATGTTCGCCACGGACTGCATAAACTGGTCGCCGGACAAACAGTTCTGCCCGCAACCGAAGCCATTGCAGGTCATACCCCGGGAGCCACGCAATGA
- a CDS encoding 6-hydroxymethylpterin diphosphokinase MptE-like protein gives MSQDQPTALQFAISSFNETYFPTINREQFTQKKSTEYYDTEYKKLTDTDQLHIIVGMDSGLLANYVMSHPLPAGSHYLFVELDEVLDALNIDIEPAYASAMDIISFNQLAQILTQPQYELFFLKNRYQLYLSLGAKHAYTQNYRLLKQQVQLEVEQAAFNLQANINGDSFIQQQLFNACDNIYPAELLRHLTLGADCLVIGGGPSLDKHIDWVKQHQDELIIISVSRAAEQLHHAGIHIDFVVTVDPQQVSFATSKAILNLPLETILINADHAHPALLGQWQGSHFYTGQQLPWRTENNMGITGPTVSNSAVQLAATLGAGRILLLGVDMCWSPTGVSHASGSLEGRLGPFISKIGIWVPTNNAQQAETTVQLSAAITSLEQQIKALPDTDVISLSLHGAKIKGVAFIEPTALKLASLPDKYELLGKLRQRYPAAISGKHHGRHLHQLAQHCRDCQKALQTIFTQAQIALDLSDDAVGHADALARLQQQLDQQFPAQLKLIKFYGYHQFSKFLSTRESDTWQQNQVCNMSRQYYQAMSESCHSLINLLDETLRQITSRQEENRPYPNLSLLAKQWQRHQQSGRIDILLQRHPTLATSLTFGEAQIISRLLQAYRQTMQVPVMTRNNRPLKQWDLLAAEEKLEYLHLIGHTQGLAQMVAAFAALPPSDKAKQLGFRAKSYLYQLEGKDFESHQAIHSMPQHLQQEADIRQQVLISLKTAQVDTATTALEALLPYSDEYAPQLAKLYTLQQRLDDAINCWQQYLQKVPCDSQGWTKLADILLQQGHYQQAKEMYQQAVEVNPDNLLAARQLTQLEQALARSS, from the coding sequence ATGTCACAGGATCAGCCAACTGCCCTGCAATTTGCCATTAGCTCCTTTAATGAAACTTATTTCCCGACTATTAATCGAGAACAATTTACCCAAAAAAAATCCACTGAATATTACGATACTGAATATAAAAAACTAACCGACACAGATCAGTTACATATTATTGTAGGAATGGATTCTGGACTGCTGGCCAATTATGTGATGAGTCATCCACTCCCGGCTGGCAGTCATTATTTGTTTGTCGAATTGGATGAGGTATTAGATGCATTAAATATTGATATTGAGCCAGCATATGCCAGTGCTATGGATATCATTTCCTTTAATCAACTGGCTCAGATACTCACTCAACCCCAATATGAGCTGTTTTTTCTCAAAAACCGTTATCAGCTCTATCTGTCTCTTGGGGCTAAACACGCCTATACCCAGAATTACCGCCTACTGAAACAACAAGTACAACTGGAAGTTGAACAAGCAGCATTCAATCTACAGGCCAATATTAACGGGGATAGTTTTATTCAGCAGCAATTGTTTAATGCTTGCGATAACATTTATCCGGCCGAATTACTCCGTCATCTGACCTTAGGTGCCGATTGTCTAGTCATTGGTGGGGGACCATCTTTAGATAAACATATTGATTGGGTGAAACAACATCAGGATGAGTTGATCATTATCAGTGTTTCCCGCGCCGCAGAACAATTACACCATGCTGGCATACACATTGATTTTGTGGTCACAGTCGATCCGCAACAAGTAAGTTTTGCGACGAGTAAAGCAATTCTTAACCTCCCCCTAGAAACCATCCTAATCAATGCCGACCATGCTCACCCGGCTTTGCTCGGTCAATGGCAAGGCAGCCATTTCTATACCGGTCAGCAGCTACCTTGGCGCACGGAAAATAATATGGGAATTACTGGACCTACCGTCAGTAATAGTGCCGTTCAGCTAGCAGCGACACTCGGAGCAGGAAGGATATTGCTACTTGGGGTTGATATGTGTTGGTCCCCCACCGGAGTATCCCATGCCAGTGGCAGTTTAGAGGGGCGACTTGGTCCCTTTATCAGTAAAATTGGCATTTGGGTCCCGACCAATAATGCACAACAGGCAGAAACAACCGTACAGTTATCTGCTGCCATTACCTCACTAGAACAACAAATCAAAGCATTACCCGATACGGATGTGATAAGTCTGTCATTACATGGCGCCAAAATAAAAGGGGTTGCTTTTATAGAGCCTACCGCACTAAAACTTGCATCACTGCCAGATAAATATGAATTACTGGGCAAACTAAGACAACGATATCCTGCGGCAATCTCCGGTAAGCACCATGGCCGCCATTTACACCAGCTCGCTCAACACTGCCGAGATTGCCAAAAAGCATTACAAACAATCTTTACTCAAGCACAAATCGCATTGGATTTATCCGATGATGCTGTGGGTCATGCAGACGCATTAGCACGCTTACAACAGCAGCTAGATCAACAATTTCCAGCTCAATTAAAATTGATAAAATTTTATGGTTATCACCAATTCAGCAAATTCCTTTCCACCCGAGAGAGTGATACTTGGCAACAAAATCAGGTATGTAACATGTCCCGCCAGTATTACCAGGCCATGTCAGAATCATGCCATAGTCTTATTAATCTGTTGGATGAAACCTTACGGCAAATAACATCTCGCCAGGAAGAAAACCGCCCATATCCCAATCTGTCCCTACTGGCAAAACAATGGCAACGTCACCAGCAATCCGGGCGAATTGATATTCTGTTGCAGCGTCACCCAACGTTAGCCACAAGTCTCACCTTTGGTGAAGCCCAGATTATCAGCCGTTTATTACAGGCCTATCGCCAAACAATGCAAGTACCGGTCATGACCCGCAATAACCGGCCATTAAAACAGTGGGATTTACTGGCCGCAGAAGAAAAGCTCGAATATCTGCACCTGATTGGCCATACCCAAGGACTGGCACAGATGGTGGCGGCATTCGCTGCCCTGCCACCATCAGATAAAGCAAAACAACTGGGGTTTAGAGCTAAGAGCTACCTTTATCAGCTCGAAGGCAAGGATTTTGAATCCCATCAGGCAATCCACAGTATGCCCCAGCACCTGCAACAAGAGGCCGATATTCGCCAGCAGGTATTGATTAGTCTCAAAACGGCACAAGTTGATACAGCAACCACTGCACTGGAAGCACTGTTGCCCTACAGTGACGAATATGCCCCCCAGCTGGCCAAGCTCTATACCTTGCAACAACGTTTGGATGATGCGATCAATTGCTGGCAGCAATACTTGCAAAAAGTGCCCTGTGATAGCCAAGGGTGGACCAAACTGGCCGATATTTTGTTACAGCAAGGCCATTATCAACAGGCGAAAGAAATGTACCAACAGGCCGTGGAGGTTAACCCGGACAATCTGCTGGCCGCCAGACAACTGACCCAATTAGAGCAAGCCTTAGCCCGCTCATCATAA
- a CDS encoding DUF2947 domain-containing protein — MSHTYIPLEQYKRKWIFNHKDLPVTDDDKQAIKPLTEKSAMQIWTRLISDKSTTPDRFTKGDWAANPKAWSKRECWQGAWDSEDNTLPPEMGEFIQWPAETVVYFCYEKYQVIETRWDVFVRNWKCFLFFDDGPLLISADSKQAVMFEQCGQFNMGARR; from the coding sequence TTGAGCCATACCTATATCCCCCTTGAACAATACAAACGCAAGTGGATTTTCAACCATAAAGATCTGCCGGTAACAGATGATGACAAACAGGCCATCAAACCGTTAACGGAAAAAAGTGCCATGCAGATCTGGACCCGGTTGATCAGTGATAAAAGCACTACACCGGACAGATTCACCAAGGGTGATTGGGCCGCCAATCCCAAAGCATGGAGCAAGCGCGAATGTTGGCAAGGCGCTTGGGACAGCGAAGATAATACGCTACCGCCTGAGATGGGTGAATTTATCCAGTGGCCAGCCGAAACCGTGGTCTATTTCTGCTACGAAAAATATCAGGTCATTGAAACCCGCTGGGATGTGTTCGTCCGTAACTGGAAATGCTTCCTGTTTTTCGATGACGGTCCACTACTGATCAGTGCTGATAGCAAACAGGCTGTGATGTTTGAACAATGTGGCCAATTCAATATGGGTGCACGCCGCTGA
- a CDS encoding chalcone isomerase family protein produces MKSLRSLTLISALLFSAQSLATEVAGITLPGSIAMDHQQLTLNGAGVRSKFFMDLYVGSLYLPQQAHDLQQVLAQPSALVRLNITSGLITAEKMRDTITEGFELATDDNIQAIAGQISQFMGLFNAPINKGDQFTFMTTKDSVSCYKNNQLLSTIQGEAFRAALLKIWLGHAPAQDSLKDAMLGE; encoded by the coding sequence ATGAAGTCCCTCCGCTCTCTTACGCTGATCTCAGCGCTGCTGTTTTCTGCCCAGAGTCTGGCCACTGAAGTTGCAGGCATTACTCTGCCCGGCTCTATTGCCATGGATCATCAACAGCTAACCCTGAACGGTGCTGGCGTGCGCAGTAAGTTTTTTATGGATTTGTATGTTGGTAGTTTATATCTGCCGCAGCAGGCCCATGATCTACAACAAGTGCTGGCGCAACCATCAGCACTGGTGCGTTTAAATATCACCTCAGGCCTGATCACCGCAGAGAAAATGCGTGATACCATTACTGAGGGATTTGAATTAGCCACCGACGATAATATTCAAGCAATCGCCGGTCAGATAAGTCAATTTATGGGACTGTTTAATGCCCCAATCAATAAAGGCGATCAGTTCACCTTTATGACCACTAAAGACAGTGTCAGCTGCTACAAAAACAATCAATTGCTGAGCACTATCCAAGGCGAAGCATTTCGCGCAGCACTGTTGAAAATCTGGCTGGGTCATGCCCCTGCGCAAGATAGCTTAAAAGACGCTATGCTGGGCGAATAG
- a CDS encoding autotransporter outer membrane beta-barrel domain-containing protein, producing MQQAYRLFSTVTFGGALMIISALMPAQAAKPAHIKPFSLEVSHINTAKASLPGDNSLNRQSWSVNAGIAFPLPGGAGGRLSLEAARLDYQLGEPMAYGGGWDNIQRYRASLGVFYRLTPHWMLMVTPKLQYAWAQGASGHDSQGYGLSAAAMYQFDSGNVLGLGAAYLNDIGQVRTIPYLAIKWQLSDRLALANPFRAGFSGPAGLELRYRLTPAWQFGIGSSRRVQHFLTAMGPQQEAEIEEWVGFARASWQVQQNIAVNFYGGYYFGSSLNLPDTSVDIDGHAAMAVAVKFSF from the coding sequence ATGCAACAAGCATACAGGCTCTTTTCCACAGTGACTTTTGGCGGGGCGTTGATGATTATCTCTGCGCTGATGCCGGCACAGGCGGCAAAACCTGCGCATATCAAGCCCTTTTCGCTGGAGGTATCCCACATTAATACTGCCAAGGCGTCATTGCCCGGGGATAATAGTTTGAACCGGCAAAGTTGGAGTGTTAATGCGGGTATTGCGTTTCCTTTGCCCGGTGGTGCTGGTGGACGCTTGTCTCTGGAGGCGGCCAGATTGGATTATCAGTTGGGAGAGCCGATGGCCTACGGCGGGGGCTGGGATAATATCCAGCGCTATCGCGCCAGTTTAGGGGTGTTTTATCGGCTAACCCCCCATTGGATGCTGATGGTCACGCCTAAGTTGCAATATGCGTGGGCTCAGGGGGCTTCGGGTCATGATAGTCAGGGATATGGTTTATCGGCTGCGGCCATGTACCAATTTGACTCAGGCAATGTTTTGGGGCTCGGGGCGGCTTATCTTAATGATATCGGGCAAGTGAGAACCATTCCCTATTTAGCCATAAAGTGGCAGCTCAGTGACCGCTTGGCGTTAGCCAACCCGTTTCGTGCCGGGTTCAGTGGCCCGGCCGGTTTAGAGCTTAGGTATCGTTTGACGCCTGCTTGGCAGTTTGGGATTGGCAGCTCCCGTCGGGTACAGCACTTTTTAACTGCGATGGGCCCACAGCAAGAGGCAGAAATTGAAGAGTGGGTCGGTTTTGCTCGCGCCAGCTGGCAAGTGCAGCAGAATATCGCGGTGAATTTTTATGGTGGGTACTATTTTGGCTCCAGTTTGAATCTACCTGATACGAGTGTTGATATTGACGGTCATGCGGCGATGGCTGTCGCGGTGAAATTCAGTTTTTAA